The following is a genomic window from Oryzias latipes chromosome 12, ASM223467v1.
CTTTtggtgtggagtttgcatcttctccccatgcatgtgtgggttttctccagataCTCCGGAGTCCTCCCACAGTTCAAATGCATGCTTCTTTTGATAACTGAGGATTCTAAATTGTCTCTAAGTAGGCCTATGTATGTGATAGTGTGGCCTGCACCCCAGGcagtaccccacctttgcccaacagcagatgggataggctccagcagcctcatGCCTCCAAAAGGGATACAGCGGgctcagaagatggatggatggatggatttaggCACAGTGCAATCAAAAAGTAATAAACTTGTGATTTGGGAGTATAAAAGTTCAGCATAACACAGCTGAGTTCCCTACATGATGGGAAAAATGTTAAGCGGTTGTCAGACAGAATTCTGGCAAACCTCTGGCTACTGACAGGCCAAAAAACTACTTAAGAGCCCTTATGTCATGCCAGATTTAAAGCACCAGACCTTCTTTGTGCCCatttaataattatataattaaTTTTACTCTTGTGCAAAACTGCTAATTACCCAGTGGCTTTGCATAAGACGATAGGGGAATGAAATTTCTGATTTAAGTTTTGGCCACGTATCCAGGACACATGACGGCCTTTACCTTCACAGCCAGAAGCTTTAAATTCCTCAGCTGGACACTGGCTTTAAATgacacacacagaaatgaacTAGATGATCTCTGTTATTTGATGGATCCTGCTTTTGAGTCTATCGCAGATgattgaagaaacaaaaacgtCTGGGTCAGTGTGAAATGCTACTCCGACTTTCtaagaggcagagaaaagggaCAGAGTCTAGCAGCTTGTGCCgtgacaaacacacatacagatGTACCGAGCATTTGTTGGGCTTCTCTCCAGAATGGACCCTCATGTGGATGAGAAGCTTGTATCGGGCATTAAAGGGCTTCAAGTTGCGTGGACAGCCGACCCAGTAGCAGGTGAAGTCCTCCGTCTTCCTTTGGTCCACATGTAGCTTCTCTATGTGCCTCACCAGCTCCTCCTTATGGTCATAAACTGCACTGCAGTCCATCCATCGGCAGCAGTGAGCACTGTAGTCCTCCAACTCTGCTTCTTCCTCTTCCAGCATTGGAATCTGGGGTAAATAACCGATTCCATGCTTGTGAGGATATGCAGTGGGTTGTGTGACGGGGTCTTTAGAGGGAGGTTTAGCTTTGCAATGATGTCTGGAAAGATAGACGTGTTTGTGGGAGTGGTAGGGTGGTGGAGGCCCAAGTGAAGCAGCATCTTCCTGGACTGTGGATAATGCAGCTGGCTCTGGCTGTAGAGACAGAAGAACATTGTTGCTAGGTTGGCTGCCGCTGTCTGTAGTCTTTTCCAGAAACCCAATTTCCTCAGGGAAGCACTGTTGCTTCACCACCATGTTGGCCATCTGGCTTTCCAGACTACTTCCCTCTTCGATCATCTCCATCCGGCCACATTCGAACTGTGTGGCTGGAATTTGGGAGGAACCGGGAAAACTGTAGGGGTGGTTCTGAGGTATGCAGCGACCTCTCACTCCCAGGAAGTGACCGTATCCATCGGACTGAATGGGTGAGACGGTGGAGTAGGAGGCTGGTGAACTGCGGGGACCATTAATATAAGCCACAAGGGAAGTGGGTGACGTACGTATAATAGAGTTGAAGTCAATACCCATAAGATCCGACAAAGGTGACATGGAGAGAGGTCTCTTCCTCGCACCTGTCTGTCTGGGGCTTCCAGTCTCATATGCAAAAAGGTATGATGGGAGGGAGGCGGAGGTGCTTGCTGTGCCTGACATGGCAGCGCCTGGGGAGAGACTGAACTGCTCACAGCCCTCGTTGGCTTGGTTAGAGCAGTGGGATGATCCCAGGGGAGGAAGCACACGGTAACCATATGGCCAGTCGTGTTTGCCACTAAACATGGACTGTGTTTCAAACAGACTAAGGGTGGTGGATGCCAGGGATTCTCTGGACAGAAGGGATCTGGAAATTCAAAATATTCATAATCTGCAACATCCtctgtttaatttttaatagCCAACTTTCAAACTAATAAACAAACTCACCTGCCATCACTTTGGGGAGCCGGCGCATTATGAAACGACTGGGCATGAAACTC
Proteins encoded in this region:
- the glis3 gene encoding zinc finger protein GLIS3 isoform X3, whose product is MFSGKHDWPYGYRVLPPLGSSHCSNQANEGCEQFSLSPGAAMSGTASTSASLPSYLFAYETGSPRQTGARKRPLSMSPLSDLMGIDFNSIIRTSPTSLVAYINGPRSSPASYSTVSPIQSDGYGHFLGVRGRCIPQNHPYSFPGSSQIPATQFECGRMEMIEEGSSLESQMANMVVKQQCFPEEIGFLEKTTDSGSQPSNNVLLSLQPEPAALSTVQEDAASLGPPPPYHSHKHVYLSRHHCKAKPPSKDPVTQPTAYPHKHGIGYLPQIPMLEEEEAELEDYSAHCCRWMDCSAVYDHKEELVRHIEKLHVDQRKTEDFTCYWVGCPRNLKPFNARYKLLIHMRVHSGEKPNKCSFEGCKKAFSRLENLKIHLRSHTGEKPYLCQHPGCHKAFSNSSDRAKHQRTHLDTKPYACQVPGCAKRYTDPSSLRKHLKSHSTRERQLRKKMKSYTDGSLDTLTDCLTIQHLQPNTSPLASQDNLSPGASHDSFSAAAQGHDSFGDPHLTHLLPIQDGPRFAAPCPHQVFSEDLCETSPCLTTSGSFLQNNCYLQQFSQAPGVADHSPGFDVHIQEEEITANRELHSAEYYTVLDHGTN
- the glis3 gene encoding zinc finger protein GLIS3 → MSGKGCQLMVSPSRVSPPLKMTRGHQSQYIRMPTASDDLVSLCSSLGRSEEVKTGNVNSFTTGKQSGSHVVLPALSLRRQVLINGKHLSGPTASLASRQPKLTRLLPPGNRSRDCEVSGSTVDVFGKATDVNLTVTNSPLSVATGHRYTAEFHAQSFHNAPAPQSDGRSLLSRESLASTTLSLFETQSMFSGKHDWPYGYRVLPPLGSSHCSNQANEGCEQFSLSPGAAMSGTASTSASLPSYLFAYETGSPRQTGARKRPLSMSPLSDLMGIDFNSIIRTSPTSLVAYINGPRSSPASYSTVSPIQSDGYGHFLGVRGRCIPQNHPYSFPGSSQIPATQFECGRMEMIEEGSSLESQMANMVVKQQCFPEEIGFLEKTTDSGSQPSNNVLLSLQPEPAALSTVQEDAASLGPPPPYHSHKHVYLSRHHCKAKPPSKDPVTQPTAYPHKHGIGYLPQIPMLEEEEAELEDYSAHCCRWMDCSAVYDHKEELVRHIEKLHVDQRKTEDFTCYWVGCPRNLKPFNARYKLLIHMRVHSGEKPNKCSFEGCKKAFSRLENLKIHLRSHTGEKPYLCQHPGCHKAFSNSSDRAKHQRTHLDTKPYACQVPGCAKRYTDPSSLRKHLKSHSTRERQLRKKMKSYTDGSLDTLTDCLTIQHLQPNTSPLASQDNLSPGASHDSFSAAAQGHDSFGDPHLTHLLPIQDGPRFAAPCPHQVFSEDLCETSPCLTTSGSFLQNNCYLQQFSQAPGVADHSPGFDVHIQEEEITANRELHSAEYYTVLDHGTN
- the glis3 gene encoding zinc finger protein GLIS3 isoform X2 codes for the protein MSGKGCQLMVSPSRVSPPLKMTRGHQSQYIRMPTASDDLVSLCSSLGRSEEVKTGNVNSFTTGKQSGSHVVLPALSLRRQVLINGKHLSGPTASLASRQPKLTRLLPPGNRSRDCEVSGSTVDVFGKATDVNLTVTNSPLSVATGHRYTAEFHAQSFHNAPAPQSDGRSLLSRESLASTTLSLFETQSMFSGKHDWPYGYRVLPPLGSSHCSNQANEGCEQFSLSPGAAMSGTASTSASLPSYLFAYETGSPRQTGARKRPLSMSPLSDLMGIDFNSIIRTSPTSLVAYINGPRSSPASYSTVSPIQSDGYGHFLGVRGRCIPQNHPYSFPGSSQIPATQFECGRMEMIEEGSSLESQMANMVVKQQCFPEEIGFLEKTTDSGSQPSNNVLLSLQPEPAALSTVQEDAASLGPPPPYHSHKHVYLSRHHCKAKPPSKDPVTQPTAYPHKHGIGYLPQIPMLEEEEAELEDYSAHCCRWMDCSAVYDHKEELVRHIEKLHVDQRKTEDFTCYWVGCPRNLKPFNARYKLLIHMRVHSGEKPNKCSFEGCKKAFSRLENLKIHLRSHTGEKPYLCQHPGCHKAFSNSSDRAKHQRTHLDTKPYACQVPGCAKRYTDPSSLRKHLKSHSTRERQLRKKMKSYTDGSLDTLTDCLTIQHLQPNTSPLASQDNLSPGASHDSFSAAAQGHDSFGDPHLTHLLPIQDGPRFAAPCPHQVFSEDLCETSPCLTTSGSFLQNNCYLQQFSQAPGVADHSPVEFILKMCCCELLVSIFQLHL